A region of Streptomyces halobius DNA encodes the following proteins:
- a CDS encoding transposase family protein: MKTDRPAEGSDVAVYQVRLPLSKRTIDLVAGLIRRRRNQLGTRWRKAAPGSQAVIVLAVLRHDQRLADMAGGNEVSASTVRRWVWEMIDLLSARAPRLDRALKKIAHRGGVVVLLDGTLIRTRRRTGKDDRKNYSGKHKAHGLLFLALTDERGNLIWVSAAKPGRSSEITAARHAKITGHLREAGLGALADLGFVGLDEGPDDPVVITGRKATRNHRLTSAEKEANRLVSRERAAVEHGFANLKSWRIISKLRMNVRQATTLLRALLVLANTEVQR; encoded by the coding sequence GTGAAGACTGACCGGCCCGCCGAGGGCTCTGATGTTGCTGTCTATCAGGTCCGCCTCCCGCTGTCGAAGCGGACCATCGATCTCGTCGCCGGCTTGATACGCCGACGCCGCAACCAGCTGGGCACCCGCTGGCGCAAGGCCGCCCCCGGCAGCCAGGCTGTGATCGTGCTCGCCGTGCTCCGTCACGATCAGCGGCTGGCTGACATGGCCGGCGGCAACGAGGTGTCCGCCTCGACCGTGCGCCGCTGGGTGTGGGAAATGATCGACCTGCTTTCCGCCCGGGCCCCGCGTCTGGACCGCGCGCTGAAGAAGATCGCCCACCGGGGCGGGGTTGTAGTCCTGCTGGACGGCACCCTGATCCGAACCCGCCGCCGCACCGGCAAGGACGACCGCAAGAACTACAGCGGGAAACACAAGGCCCATGGCCTGCTGTTTCTCGCGCTGACCGACGAGCGGGGCAACCTGATCTGGGTCTCGGCGGCGAAGCCGGGCCGCTCCAGCGAGATCACCGCCGCCCGCCACGCGAAGATCACCGGGCATCTGCGGGAAGCCGGACTCGGGGCTCTGGCCGATCTCGGCTTCGTCGGTCTCGACGAGGGTCCGGACGACCCGGTGGTCATCACCGGCCGCAAGGCCACCCGCAACCACCGCCTCACCTCGGCCGAGAAGGAGGCGAATCGGCTGGTCAGCCGCGAACGCGCCGCGGTCGAGCACGGCTTCGCGAACCTGAAGTCCTGGCGGATTATCTCCAAGCTCCGCATGAACGTCCGTCAGGCGACCACCCTCCTGCGGGCTCTGCTCGTCCTGGCGAACACCGAAGTCCAGAGGTGA
- a CDS encoding glycosyltransferase family 2 protein, protein MSQHNQPTVAVITPTGLHPARLPFLEELYESIRAQEEGSWEWIIAPNGPRVDPDVVPSAITRDPRVSVITRPGPGPAPARNTALNHVRAPRVAFVDDDDRIPPLSLAMRNEHAIATGLRWVAGRSADWYPESGSLSTWVCPTPVGQHAAGDVWTYWPSPEASKPPLGHCMLLTDTRLAQAVGHGGLHKGEDYSFLMGVCARSAGELLPDVVYHRRVHAGRWTAEDAYRDQAEFDARTHAWLKGRAERELLAESTF, encoded by the coding sequence TTGTCCCAGCACAACCAGCCCACCGTCGCCGTGATCACCCCGACCGGCCTGCATCCCGCCCGCCTGCCCTTCCTTGAGGAGCTGTACGAGAGCATCCGCGCCCAGGAGGAGGGAAGTTGGGAATGGATCATCGCCCCCAACGGGCCGCGGGTCGACCCCGACGTCGTCCCATCGGCGATCACCAGAGACCCCCGCGTCAGTGTGATAACCCGCCCCGGCCCGGGTCCCGCACCCGCCCGGAACACTGCCTTGAATCACGTCAGGGCCCCGCGCGTCGCGTTCGTGGACGATGACGACCGGATCCCTCCGCTGTCGTTGGCTATGCGGAACGAGCACGCCATCGCCACCGGCCTGCGCTGGGTCGCGGGCCGATCGGCCGACTGGTATCCCGAGTCCGGGAGCTTGTCGACGTGGGTGTGCCCGACCCCCGTCGGGCAGCACGCGGCCGGAGACGTTTGGACGTACTGGCCCTCACCCGAGGCCAGCAAGCCGCCGCTGGGCCACTGCATGTTGCTGACCGACACCCGCCTCGCTCAGGCGGTCGGGCACGGTGGCCTCCACAAGGGCGAGGACTACTCGTTCCTGATGGGTGTCTGTGCGCGATCGGCCGGAGAGCTGCTGCCCGACGTTGTCTACCACCGGAGGGTGCACGCCGGGCGGTGGACCGCCGAGGACGCCTACCGTGACCAAGCCGAGTTCGACGCACGAACCCACGCGTGGCTGAAGGGGCGTGCGGAGCGCGAGTTGCTCGCTGAGTCCACATTCTAG
- a CDS encoding class I SAM-dependent methyltransferase: MIGIDLCPVMLERARPRAATSPAAVTLVESSATELPYADARFDTVVCVLALCCMPDDRAAVREMHRALRPGGRLLLLDHIPGSRFPVRVVQRLAVPALRLLSSAYHLCRPLRLVERAGFTVVRRERYRLGMVERLVAVKESAHG, translated from the coding sequence GTGATCGGCATCGACCTGTGCCCCGTGATGCTGGAGCGGGCCCGGCCGCGCGCAGCCACCTCCCCGGCGGCCGTGACGCTGGTGGAGAGCTCCGCGACGGAACTGCCGTACGCAGACGCCCGCTTCGACACGGTGGTGTGCGTGCTCGCGCTGTGCTGCATGCCCGACGACCGGGCCGCGGTACGGGAGATGCACCGGGCGCTGCGGCCTGGCGGGCGCCTGCTGCTGCTCGACCACATTCCCGGCTCCCGCTTCCCGGTGCGCGTCGTCCAGCGCCTGGCCGTCCCCGCGCTGCGGCTGCTGTCCAGCGCCTATCACCTGTGCCGTCCGCTGCGCCTGGTCGAGCGGGCCGGGTTCACCGTGGTCCGCCGGGAGCGGTACCGCCTGGGCATGGTCGAGCGGCTCGTGGCGGTCAAGGAATCCGCGCACGGCTGA
- a CDS encoding TnsA-like heteromeric transposase endonuclease subunit → MSSGYVQQLSVVGCLRSSGLGGAGPSHRSSMAAERPSKGRIKHANPTASIRYVDGSTREVPFTRLRLRDFGESEPWRRVRSVHGMKYYSGDYVSATTGGQVFYESRLELARLLLADFDPSVCEIFGQSCRMVARVDGKVRSHVPDFLLVMRSGTMRVVNVKPASRLQDPKPSAVVTVPTCTPIRSVMTCSGK, encoded by the coding sequence ATGAGCAGTGGTTACGTTCAGCAGTTGTCAGTTGTCGGTTGCTTACGATCTTCCGGTTTGGGCGGTGCGGGTCCTTCACACCGTTCCAGTATGGCGGCAGAGCGCCCGAGCAAGGGCCGTATCAAGCACGCGAACCCCACGGCGTCGATCCGGTACGTGGACGGATCGACTCGTGAAGTCCCTTTCACACGACTTCGGTTGAGGGATTTCGGCGAGTCGGAACCGTGGCGCCGGGTTCGCTCGGTACACGGCATGAAGTACTACTCGGGCGACTACGTCTCCGCCACGACGGGCGGCCAGGTCTTCTACGAAAGCCGCCTGGAGCTGGCCCGCCTGCTGCTCGCAGACTTCGATCCGTCGGTGTGTGAAATCTTCGGCCAGTCCTGCCGCATGGTGGCGCGGGTCGACGGCAAGGTACGCAGCCACGTACCGGACTTCCTCCTGGTGATGCGCTCGGGGACGATGCGTGTCGTCAACGTCAAACCGGCCTCACGCCTGCAGGACCCCAAACCTAGTGCCGTTGTTACAGTCCCGACTTGCACTCCCATACGGAGCGTGATGACCTGTAGCGGAAAGTAA
- a CDS encoding WD40/YVTN/BNR-like repeat-containing protein: MLRVSKDGKSWDERAELAALDIAVSPKGPDTVLATTEDGVAKSTDGGETFGAGAKPVLYFLSWAESDALYGIDQAGALHRSTDGGKTWKKAGTVPGGQPQALTAVDTNRILAATQDGVYETRDGGKTFTKRLPVTQSSGH; encoded by the coding sequence ATGCTGCGCGTGAGCAAGGACGGCAAGAGCTGGGACGAGCGCGCCGAACTCGCCGCGCTCGACATCGCCGTCAGCCCCAAGGGCCCCGACACGGTCCTCGCCACCACCGAGGACGGCGTCGCCAAGAGCACCGACGGCGGCGAGACCTTCGGTGCCGGCGCTAAGCCGGTGCTGTACTTCCTCTCCTGGGCCGAGTCCGACGCCCTGTACGGGATCGACCAGGCGGGCGCGCTGCACCGGAGCACCGATGGCGGCAAGACCTGGAAGAAAGCCGGCACCGTGCCCGGCGGACAGCCCCAGGCCCTCACCGCCGTCGACACCAACCGCATCCTGGCCGCGACCCAGGACGGCGTATACGAGACGCGCGACGGCGGCAAGACCTTCACCAAACGCCTGCCCGTCACCCAGTCGTCCGGCCACTGA